CCgagaattttccttttttccgaATTTCCTTTTTGGCTGAATTGTGCATAACACCGTGCTGTGCACCCTAGCGCACAACAGGCCCCGGGGTTCGATGAGGGATTGCTCTATCAATTGCAGTTTTCAGtttttcaaataagaacaaatcTGGTGTGTGTTTACAGAGAACTAGAGTGTGAGGTGTAATACTCTCTCTTTAGGTCAAGTTCCATGTTTGTATTTTCAGTTCTTGTGAGAAAATCTGTTTACTTCGTTTaaacttgaaactaaataaatagCTAAtacttactatttatcaaatcACACTACAGTCCTTGTATTTAGCACCATAGGctgtattttgaacaaaaattcaGCACAAAATCCACCATTTCATAATTCTTTGACACTGAAACCAAATATCATGTACTACTAGACAAGTTGTAGTAAAACACAAGAACAGATCCATCTATAAGATAAATGAAGCCACCAAAGAGTCATTTCGAAAATCAACAGAACAAACACGGGCGAATTCGAATTAATCCCCCTCCCCTTAGCAAATCCTGTAAGTACCGCAACAATATAAACCCGCGGTAAAATATCAAACGCTTTTAGGCCCATGGCGGCCGTTTCCCATCTCGACGGCTCCATGACCCGGATAATCGACATCAACCATGTACCGGGACCAGAACCAGTGTTCCTTCCAGATAATCACCATTTCCTCGATCGGAATGTTCTTGGTCTCgggcaagaagaagaagatgaaaatggTCATTATCACCACCCAGAACgcgaagaagaggaagagaccGAACTTGAGGTGGCAGAGCATGTTTAGGAAGATTTGCGCGATGATGAACGTGAAGATCATGTTGACCGACACATTAATACTCTGAGCAGCCGATCGGATTTCCAGAGGGAAGATCTCACTAGGGACCAACCAGCCTAGGGGTCCCCATGACCAGGCAAATCCCGCTACATATATGCAGATGAAGAGTACCACTACAATCGCGTACCACTTCGGTAGGTTTCCGGGATCCCCTTGGATTCCGAATTTGGCACCAATGCAGGCTGCTACTACAatctgaaaacaaaaaagaaacaaaaatcacaaaccaTGATTCAATAGAAACATACCAACATCTACAACCAAACACAAAAAGTGCATAAAAGTGTATTGTCTGCCTTATGGAGTAATCTGTACCTGGCAAATAAGCATCTGAGTGCCACCCTGAAGGAACAAAAACCTTCTCCCCCACTTATCAACACCATAAATCGAAACAACCGTCGCACCCACATTGACAACACCGGTGATCACCGCAGACATAAGGGAAGCATCGCTTCCGAACCCAATCGTTTTGAACAAGACGGGTGCGTAAAACATGATCACGTTAATGCCGGTCAATTGCTGGAAGCAGGGAATCAAGATAGCCATTGTGAGCTGTGGCCTGTACTTCTTTTGCAACAGATTGGCCCACGGGTGCTCCACCATCTTGGACGCCTCGCTCGCCGCCACAAGATCGCTGAACTCCTCGTCCACGTCGTCAACCCCGCGGATTTGTTTGAGCTTTGACTTCGCTTCCTCGCCCTTGCCGCGTTCGATCAACGAGTTGGGTGTTTCCGGGAGGACCAACGACCCGATGGTGATGATTAGGGCAGGGACCATGGCTCCACCCAAGCTCAAACGCCATCCCCAACCACCTTTGATCTTGGCAAAGAAGTAGTTGAGCACATTGGCTACTAGTATGCCGATTGTGATCGAGAGTTGAAAGCCTATGTTGAGTGCTCCTCTGTACTTGTACGGGGCCATTTCTGAGAGGTATAGGGGCACAGACTGAAATAATACCGACATTCAAAACAATATTACCACCTCAttgaaattggcaaaaaaaaaatgtttgtacCCGGTATATTTTGCGATTAGCATTTTCATTACGAAAAATAATTGTAACAATTCAATTTTGGTTATACGTTATCTTCGTATCTATTCAGATAAAACTGCAAAATCACCATTCCATTTTCCAATCAAGTAGGAGAACGATTAATTAGGCCAATATCATGTAGGACCATTAAAGTCGATATCATGAAGGACCAAGGTGAAAAGATCATGGAATAAAATGTTGTTTGTGAGGACCACATGTTCTTGTCATGAGGCAAAGTGCcagagaaaatttgaaaaaaaacatgTCATTAGCTCAAGTCAAACTAAACACAAAACAAGAGGGGCAAATAGTTTTTCCTGTCGCTAGGAAAACTATCCGGTCCTCTTGGGTTAGAACGTGACGGTTTTTCGAGGacactaaataattttttattcggTTCTCTTGGGCTACTACGTGACAGTACGTGTCCCAAGGACACTAaataatctctctttttttcgttttgttctttcttttttataaacaGCATTAGCCTCTCCATGAAGTTTAACACGGAATATACGAAAATGATTTACTTCCAtaattttaggataaaatatatttattattattcaaaataaaataagtcgTCTTCAGAGACCACGTGTTCTGGCCGTGTTTCGGgggtttaaaaataatagattgggacaattattattattattataaaactAAGTTTGAACATTACAGCACGCAATTTCATTCAGTCTAATAATAAGCCGTTGTTgtcaaatcaattttcaaaatcttaatTCAACGATAGCAGGTAAAATGGACAAACGGAGATGTCATgtgcaaagaaaaagaaggcatGTACGAACTCGAAATATccctaaaaaatataaaaatattattcagCATTCTTGACACTGAATAATAGTAATCGTCTTAAAAAAGAGGGATTAGTTACGCCTAATCATTGATCATTGTTATTCATCTTCAGAGTCCCGAAAAGGATGGCATACTTGCATATTTAAGGCGATTTAATTCGTGCATAACTAGCATGCACAATATTATTCAATATTGtcatgaaaaaaatataatcatGATGGGCGTACATTGTAGAACAATATCTCTCCACTTATTCACACCAGCAGAGTTTTTTGTACATTgtagatcttttatacggtacaaaaaaattaaaaaatattttttattttcattatatttgagttcaaaaattaaaaataagaaattttacaaaaagaaaataaattgaaacggagccttagacTAGTACAGACTACAGAGTACTCCTACTCCTAGAGAGTGAAGCAATAACGAAGCAGATTCAAACACATCataaccaaaaatgaaaaacatacaTATTCCATGCTAGTGAAACTCAAAAGTCAGAGagcaaaacagagagagagagagagagagagagagagagagagagagagatctgtcGACGAAAACATAGCTGGATCAGAATATCAGGCTTggagacaaaaacaaaaaaccaaacttTGGTCAATATTGAACTAAGCCCAGTTTGGGTTGATGTTTTGGTTAATTGAATGACATTTACCAAATCAGATCTGAAGAAAAGggcatatatatatttcaagcATTCAAAAACTTATTTAGAATCAGAACCCGTGTTATATTTGCTTCCCAccacaaattaaaagaaaataaaatcagaTTGTTCATGGACATTGATGGTTGTTATTAGCCACAATAAACCTTGTCCTGACTTCAGAAaaacaccaatttttttcctgtTCATTTTAAGAGATCAACAAaaatccaagagagagagagagagagagagggggatttATACCTGATTGGCAAACCCAATGCCGAAACCGAGCAAAATACGGCCGAGAATAAGCATCCACACAGCCTGAGCGAGCCCATTGATTAGAGCTCCGGCTAAAAACAGGACTCCGCCAAAGAGCATCGACAGTTTCCGGCCAAAAATCCTCGTCACCGTCGACGCGACAATGGAC
The sequence above is a segment of the Rhododendron vialii isolate Sample 1 chromosome 13a, ASM3025357v1 genome. Coding sequences within it:
- the LOC131313366 gene encoding sugar carrier protein C-like, encoding MAGGFGPGQGTGKAYPGNLTLYVTVTCMVAAMGGLIFGYDIGISGGVTTMDSFLKKFFPAVYRKEKADSSTNQYCKFDSQTLTMFTSSLYLAALLSSIVASTVTRIFGRKLSMLFGGVLFLAGALINGLAQAVWMLILGRILLGFGIGFANQSVPLYLSEMAPYKYRGALNIGFQLSITIGILVANVLNYFFAKIKGGWGWRLSLGGAMVPALIITIGSLVLPETPNSLIERGKGEEAKSKLKQIRGVDDVDEEFSDLVAASEASKMVEHPWANLLQKKYRPQLTMAILIPCFQQLTGINVIMFYAPVLFKTIGFGSDASLMSAVITGVVNVGATVVSIYGVDKWGRRFLFLQGGTQMLICQIVVAACIGAKFGIQGDPGNLPKWYAIVVVLFICIYVAGFAWSWGPLGWLVPSEIFPLEIRSAAQSINVSVNMIFTFIIAQIFLNMLCHLKFGLFLFFAFWVVIMTIFIFFFLPETKNIPIEEMVIIWKEHWFWSRYMVDVDYPGHGAVEMGNGRHGPKSV